In Hoplias malabaricus isolate fHopMal1 chromosome 6, fHopMal1.hap1, whole genome shotgun sequence, a single window of DNA contains:
- the LOC136699093 gene encoding hemoglobin subunit beta-like, protein MVEWTDAERSAIVGLWGKICVDEIGPQAFSRLLIVYPWTQRHFASFGNLSSAAAIQGNPKVAHHGKIVMGGLDKAVKNLDKIKATYAQLSVMHSEKLHVDPDNFRLLAECITVCVAMKFGPSVFTADVQEAWQKFLCVVVSALGRQYH, encoded by the exons ATGGTTGAGTGGACAGACGCCGAGCGCAGCGCCATCGTTGGCCTGTGGGGAAAGATCTGTGTCGATGAAATCGGACCTCAGGCCTTTTCCAG GCTTCTGATCGTATATCCTTGGACTCAGAGGCACTTCGCTTCATTTGGGAATCTGTCCAGCGCCGCCGCCATCCAGGGCAACCCCAAAGTGGCCCATCACGGGAAGATCGTCATGGGTGGGCTGGACAAAGCCGTGAAGAACTTGGATAAAATCAAGGCTACCTACGCTCAGCTGAGTGTGATGCACTCTGAGAAACTGCACGTCGATCCCGACAACTTCAGG CTTCTTGCTGAGTGCATCACCGTGTGTGTGGCCATGAAGTTCGGACCCTCCGTCTTCACCGCTGATGTGCAGGAGGCTTGGCAGAAATTCTTGTGCGTGGTTGTGTCTGCTC